A part of Arthrobacter dokdonellae genomic DNA contains:
- a CDS encoding LCP family protein, with protein MSEQMAPPVPARRRRNTRRNVLLFFLGIFVVAAVVSGLFVYNLAHSFDTKTQKISQAFPNEASRPVKPTEGPASGAMNILLLGSDTRGAALAQAEEGQPSDQRSDTMMWVHIPADRKHIYMMSIMRDTWVDIPGHGQAKINAAMAYGGVPLVVQTLEGLFKSRIDHVAIVDFEGFKAITDALGGVDVNVPIGFKAHTADMTLKAGPQKLNGDQALAFVRERYAFVDGDYQRVKDQQIFLKAVMNTVLTPATLTNPVKVTELVNQVSPYLSVDKGLDSATVGALAVSLNAVRGSDVVSFTLPTLGTGTSADGQSIVLKDDAAISAIAKALTDDSLGTYLKAAKLGG; from the coding sequence ATGAGCGAACAAATGGCCCCGCCCGTCCCTGCCCGCCGCAGGCGCAACACCCGCAGGAACGTCCTGCTGTTCTTCCTGGGCATTTTTGTCGTGGCCGCGGTGGTCAGCGGCTTGTTTGTCTACAACCTGGCCCACAGCTTTGACACCAAGACGCAGAAGATCTCGCAGGCCTTCCCCAACGAGGCGTCCCGGCCGGTCAAGCCCACGGAGGGTCCGGCGTCGGGCGCCATGAACATCCTGCTGCTGGGCAGCGACACCCGCGGCGCGGCGCTGGCCCAGGCGGAGGAAGGCCAGCCGTCGGACCAGCGCTCGGACACGATGATGTGGGTGCACATTCCGGCGGACCGCAAGCACATCTACATGATGTCGATCATGCGCGACACCTGGGTGGACATCCCCGGCCACGGCCAGGCCAAGATCAACGCCGCCATGGCGTACGGGGGAGTGCCGCTGGTGGTGCAGACGCTCGAGGGGCTGTTCAAGAGCAGGATCGACCACGTGGCGATCGTGGACTTTGAGGGCTTCAAGGCCATCACGGACGCCCTGGGCGGGGTGGACGTCAACGTGCCCATCGGCTTCAAGGCGCACACGGCGGACATGACGCTCAAGGCCGGCCCGCAAAAGCTCAACGGGGACCAGGCCCTGGCCTTTGTGCGGGAGCGGTACGCGTTTGTGGACGGCGACTACCAGCGGGTGAAGGACCAGCAGATCTTCCTCAAGGCCGTCATGAACACGGTGCTGACCCCGGCCACGCTGACCAATCCCGTCAAGGTCACGGAGCTGGTCAACCAGGTGTCGCCGTACCTGAGCGTGGACAAGGGCCTGGACTCGGCCACGGTGGGCGCCTTGGCCGTGAGCCTGAATGCCGTCCGAGGCTCCGACGTGGTGTCCTTCACCCTGCCCACGCTGGGCACCGGCACCAGCGCGGACGGCCAGTCCATTGTGTTGAAGGACGACGCCGCCATCTCGGCCATTGCGAAGGCCCTCACCGACGATTCACTGGGGACATACCTGAAAGCAGCGAAGCTCGGTGGTTGA
- a CDS encoding DUF3515 domain-containing protein, translating to MRLKSLSWRIVVPCAALALLVLTGCSPSVSVAAAQDSNNPACAPMMVSLPDTLAGAKRRTTTSQATAAWGDPSLVVLRCGVDVPGPTTTKCVGVNGVDWIIEDGGTNWTMTTYGRNPAAEVVIDPNKIPSSSVLAELSSAAARLPKERACVGPGDVENLPSAKAG from the coding sequence ATGCGTTTGAAATCCCTGTCCTGGCGGATCGTTGTGCCCTGCGCGGCCTTGGCGCTCTTGGTGCTGACCGGCTGCTCGCCGTCCGTGAGCGTCGCCGCCGCCCAGGATTCGAACAACCCCGCCTGCGCGCCCATGATGGTGTCCCTGCCCGACACGCTCGCCGGCGCGAAGCGCCGCACCACCACCAGTCAGGCCACGGCAGCCTGGGGAGATCCGTCCCTGGTGGTCCTGCGCTGCGGCGTCGACGTCCCGGGCCCCACCACCACCAAGTGCGTCGGTGTCAACGGCGTGGACTGGATCATCGAAGATGGCGGCACCAACTGGACCATGACCACCTACGGCCGCAACCCCGCCGCCGAGGTGGTCATCGACCCCAACAAGATCCCCTCCAGCTCCGTGCTGGCCGAACTCTCCAGTGCGGCCGCCCGGCTGCCCAAGGAGCGTGCCTGCGTGGGACCGGGCGACGTCGAGAACCTGCCGAGCGCGAAGGCGGGCTAG
- a CDS encoding methyltransferase, with protein sequence MTPDQTPPEPRETITWTQDGTERTARWRSANGSKTPKSVVAVDDFLTADDAYRLAAQGTAMLWTGDYHNARQLLSAMGRRLPDGTRKGRKHDAGSVADAFYRYRQSRSQRARMLGLLLVPLEPGPAVALRRAPDIKEAWLAAAGPVTEPEVAPLQDVLGAIGAWEWRRNGLYVEALDALIHPHYGTFAPIRSEYLDLVAQAPLPSMDLAFDVGTGTGVLAAILARRGVRKVIATDSEPRAIACAMDNLRRLGLDGQVEPELTDMFPAGRAPLVVCNPPWLPGTPHTLLDNAVYDPKSRMLKAFLAGLKEHLEPGGEGWLVLSDLAEHLGLRSRGELLQWIEQAGLTVKDRLDTRAAHPRSMDRSDPFFAARSREVTSLWRLAAGQPTP encoded by the coding sequence ATGACCCCCGATCAGACGCCGCCCGAGCCACGCGAAACCATCACGTGGACGCAGGACGGCACGGAGCGGACCGCCAGGTGGCGGTCGGCCAACGGGTCCAAAACGCCCAAGAGCGTGGTGGCCGTGGACGACTTCCTGACGGCCGACGACGCCTACCGCCTCGCCGCCCAGGGCACCGCCATGCTGTGGACCGGCGACTACCACAACGCCCGCCAGCTGCTCTCCGCCATGGGCCGCCGCCTGCCGGACGGCACCAGGAAGGGCAGGAAGCACGACGCCGGCAGTGTCGCCGATGCGTTCTACCGCTACCGCCAGTCCCGTTCCCAGCGTGCCCGGATGCTTGGCCTGCTGCTGGTTCCCCTGGAGCCGGGGCCCGCGGTGGCCCTGCGCCGCGCACCGGACATCAAGGAGGCCTGGCTGGCCGCCGCCGGACCGGTCACGGAGCCGGAGGTGGCGCCGCTGCAGGATGTGCTCGGTGCCATCGGCGCCTGGGAGTGGCGCCGGAACGGGCTGTACGTCGAGGCCCTGGATGCCTTGATCCATCCTCATTACGGGACGTTTGCGCCCATCCGCAGCGAGTACCTGGACCTCGTGGCGCAGGCGCCGCTTCCGTCGATGGATCTGGCGTTCGACGTCGGCACCGGCACCGGCGTCCTGGCCGCCATCCTGGCCCGGCGCGGCGTCAGGAAGGTCATCGCGACGGACAGCGAGCCGCGGGCCATTGCCTGCGCCATGGACAACCTGCGGCGGCTGGGGCTGGACGGGCAGGTGGAACCGGAACTGACGGACATGTTCCCCGCAGGCCGGGCGCCGCTGGTGGTGTGCAACCCGCCGTGGCTGCCGGGAACGCCGCACACGCTGCTGGACAACGCCGTCTACGATCCCAAGAGCCGCATGCTGAAGGCGTTCCTGGCAGGGCTGAAGGAACACCTCGAGCCCGGGGGAGAGGGCTGGCTGGTCCTCTCCGACCTGGCCGAGCACCTGGGCCTGCGGTCCCGCGGGGAACTGCTCCAATGGATCGAACAGGCCGGGCTCACGGTCAAGGACCGGCTGGACACCCGGGCGGCGCACCCGCGGTCCATGGACCGCAGCGATCCGTTCTTTGCCGCCCGTTCCCGGGAGGTCACCTCGCTGTGGCGGCTCGCGGCCGGGCAGCCGACGCCCTAG
- a CDS encoding type II toxin-antitoxin system RelB family antitoxin, giving the protein MPTSVRLPPETEKRLDRLAASTGRTKAFYVRELIVSGLDRLEWEYSVAQNAHDIRAGRRRTIPSDEVRRSLGLEG; this is encoded by the coding sequence ATGCCTACTTCGGTTCGTCTACCCCCGGAAACTGAAAAACGCCTCGACCGGTTGGCCGCTTCCACGGGCCGGACCAAGGCGTTCTACGTTCGAGAACTCATCGTCTCCGGCCTCGACCGTCTGGAATGGGAATACTCCGTTGCGCAGAACGCGCACGACATTCGTGCCGGCCGCAGGCGGACCATCCCCAGTGACGAGGTAAGGCGCTCTCTTGGCTTGGAAGGTTGA
- a CDS encoding type II toxin-antitoxin system RelE family toxin, with protein sequence MAWKVEYDPDAVKALQRLDKAVARRIVDDLDDVAALEDPRSRAKALTGSLGGLWRYRVGDYRIICDVISEELVIVALDLGHRSKIYR encoded by the coding sequence TTGGCTTGGAAGGTTGAGTACGACCCGGACGCGGTGAAGGCCCTCCAACGACTCGACAAAGCCGTCGCCCGACGTATTGTGGACGACCTCGATGACGTTGCTGCCCTCGAAGACCCACGCTCACGCGCCAAAGCACTCACCGGATCCTTGGGCGGCCTGTGGCGTTACAGGGTTGGCGACTACCGCATCATCTGCGACGTGATCAGCGAGGAACTCGTCATCGTTGCCCTCGACCTCGGCCATCGCTCAAAAATCTACCGGTGA
- a CDS encoding D-alanine--D-alanine ligase family protein — translation MSTQSNAVTGAGRIRVAILFGGRSSEHAVSCVTAAGVLGAIDKTKYDVVPIGIAKSGQWVLAGNEVAGWSLTAGTLPEVLAGDRTVSLAHLGGDHQLVVTEPSSVPEELGSVDVVFPLLHGPWGEDGTIQGLLELSDTRYVGAGVLASAIGMDKHFMKVVFEAAGLTVGPYVAVTDRDWTVSPDRVRERVAALGFPVFVKPARAGSSMGISKVDSLDGLDAAIEEAREHDLKLVIEAGIVGREIEIAVLEGRGSDAPRVSLPGEIAMVDGAHHQFYDFEAKYVQGGAVNLSCPADMPEADIARVREQAAMAFDAVGAEGLSRVDFFYTAAGDLIINEINTMPGFTPSSMYPQMWAASGLSYPELIDELLQLALTRKTGLR, via the coding sequence GTGAGCACTCAATCCAACGCTGTCACCGGGGCCGGCCGCATCCGGGTCGCCATCCTGTTCGGCGGGCGCTCCAGCGAGCACGCCGTCAGCTGCGTCACGGCGGCCGGCGTGCTGGGCGCCATTGACAAGACCAAGTACGACGTCGTCCCCATCGGCATTGCGAAAAGCGGCCAGTGGGTGTTGGCCGGGAATGAGGTCGCCGGCTGGTCCCTGACCGCGGGCACCTTGCCCGAGGTATTGGCCGGGGACAGGACTGTTTCGCTGGCCCACCTGGGCGGGGACCACCAGCTGGTGGTGACCGAACCGAGCAGCGTCCCCGAGGAACTGGGCTCCGTGGACGTGGTGTTTCCGCTGCTGCACGGGCCCTGGGGAGAGGACGGCACCATCCAGGGGCTGCTGGAACTTTCCGACACCCGGTATGTGGGGGCCGGCGTGCTGGCCTCCGCGATCGGCATGGACAAGCACTTCATGAAGGTGGTGTTTGAGGCCGCCGGGCTGACGGTGGGCCCGTACGTCGCCGTGACGGACCGCGACTGGACCGTTTCGCCCGACCGTGTCAGGGAGCGTGTGGCCGCGCTGGGATTCCCCGTCTTCGTCAAGCCCGCCCGCGCCGGGTCCTCCATGGGCATCTCCAAGGTCGATTCCCTGGACGGGCTGGACGCCGCCATCGAGGAAGCACGCGAGCACGACCTCAAGCTGGTCATCGAGGCCGGCATTGTGGGACGGGAAATTGAAATCGCCGTGCTGGAGGGCCGGGGGAGCGACGCCCCGCGCGTCTCGCTGCCGGGCGAGATCGCCATGGTCGACGGCGCCCACCACCAGTTCTACGACTTTGAGGCCAAGTACGTCCAGGGCGGCGCCGTGAACCTGAGCTGCCCGGCGGACATGCCGGAGGCGGATATTGCCCGCGTCCGCGAGCAGGCGGCGATGGCGTTCGACGCCGTCGGCGCCGAGGGCCTTTCCCGCGTGGACTTCTTTTACACGGCCGCCGGCGATCTGATCATCAACGAGATCAACACGATGCCCGGCTTCACGCCGAGCTCCATGTACCCGCAGATGTGGGCCGCGTCCGGACTGTCCTATCCGGAGCTGATCGACGAACTCCTCCAGCTGGCCCTGACCAGAAAGACCGGACTGCGGTAG